From one Rhodothermales bacterium genomic stretch:
- the map gene encoding type I methionyl aminopeptidase produces MIQIKSESEIERMRASADLVGRALGQVAAHIAPGVTTAELDRIAEEFIARHGAVPAFKGYRVGKQVFPSTLCISVNDAVVHGIPGTRRLEEGDVVSIDCGVLLDGYYGDSAFTFAVGQIDSTARELCKTTYHALEAGLAQSVAGNRVGDISHAVQDYCERRGYGVVRDLVGHGIGRELHEDPQVPNVGRRGSGRKLKEGLVLCIEPMINVGGADVATGDDGWTVRTADGKPSAHYEHMVVVRRGKPEVLTTFRYIEEVLTPPYSLQQELQHG; encoded by the coding sequence CGGGCGAGTGCCGACCTAGTTGGTCGTGCTCTCGGGCAAGTCGCGGCTCATATCGCGCCGGGCGTGACGACCGCTGAGTTGGATCGGATTGCCGAAGAGTTTATCGCTCGTCACGGAGCAGTGCCGGCGTTCAAAGGCTACCGCGTGGGAAAGCAGGTCTTCCCGAGTACGCTATGCATTTCAGTTAACGATGCAGTAGTGCATGGAATTCCCGGTACGCGTCGCCTTGAGGAGGGAGACGTGGTTTCCATCGATTGCGGAGTACTTCTTGACGGCTATTATGGAGACAGCGCGTTTACGTTCGCCGTGGGACAGATCGACAGCACAGCCCGTGAGCTGTGTAAGACGACCTATCACGCTCTCGAAGCGGGGCTGGCACAGTCCGTGGCGGGGAATCGTGTGGGCGACATCTCGCACGCGGTCCAGGACTATTGTGAGCGTCGAGGCTACGGCGTTGTGCGCGATCTTGTGGGTCATGGAATCGGTCGTGAGTTGCACGAAGATCCTCAGGTCCCTAACGTCGGCCGCCGTGGATCAGGCCGAAAGTTGAAGGAAGGTCTGGTGCTCTGCATCGAACCGATGATCAACGTGGGGGGCGCGGACGTGGCGACCGGGGACGACGGGTGGACGGTCAGAACAGCCGATGGCAAACCGTCGGCGCATTACGAACATATGGTGGTCGTCCGAAGGGGAAAGCCCGAAGTGCTGACCACGTTTCGCTATATCGAGGAGGTACTTACGCCTCCCTACAGTCTACAACAAGAGTTACAGCATGGCTAA
- the infA gene encoding translation initiation factor IF-1 gives MAKQKPIEQDGEVIDALPNAQFRVRLENGHEILGLLSGKMRMYFIKILPGDRVKVELSPYDLTKGRIVYRYK, from the coding sequence ATGGCTAAGCAAAAGCCGATTGAGCAAGACGGAGAGGTGATTGATGCGCTTCCGAACGCGCAATTCCGGGTTCGCCTGGAGAACGGTCACGAAATCCTGGGTCTACTGTCCGGCAAGATGAGGATGTATTTCATCAAAATTCTGCCGGGGGACAGGGTAAAAGTCGAACTATCACCCTATGATTTGACGAAAGGCCGAATTGTATATCGGTACAAGTAG
- the rpmJ gene encoding 50S ribosomal protein L36, translating to MKVRASVKKRSADDKIIRRKGRVYIINKKSPKHKQRQG from the coding sequence ATGAAAGTCAGAGCCAGTGTTAAGAAGCGCAGTGCCGACGACAAGATCATCCGTCGCAAGGGCCGCGTGTATATCATCAACAAGAAGAGCCCGAAGCACAAGCAGCGTCAGGGCTAG
- the rpsM gene encoding 30S ribosomal protein S13, whose protein sequence is MARIAGVDLPTQKRGTVALTSIFGIGNSRAKEILERADMDPNAHPESWTEDQTKKIRRLIEDEFLVEGQLRTDVQMNIKRLMDIGCYRGVRHRRGLPVRGQRTQTNARTRKGRKRTVAGKKQAPRK, encoded by the coding sequence ATGGCACGAATTGCGGGAGTAGATCTCCCAACGCAGAAAAGGGGAACGGTAGCGCTGACATCGATTTTCGGCATCGGCAACTCACGGGCGAAGGAAATCCTTGAGCGCGCGGATATGGATCCGAATGCCCATCCCGAGTCATGGACCGAAGATCAGACGAAGAAGATTCGGCGTCTGATTGAGGACGAGTTTCTTGTTGAAGGGCAACTTCGCACGGATGTTCAGATGAACATCAAGCGACTGATGGATATTGGCTGCTATCGTGGCGTTCGGCATCGGCGCGGTTTGCCGGTCAGAGGCCAGCGTACGCAAACAAATGCTCGCACCCGCAAGGGGCGCAAGCGCACTGTGGCCGGCAAAAAGCAGGCTCCACGTAAGTAA
- the rpsK gene encoding 30S ribosomal protein S11: MATRQKGPGRGAKKKKVIVESNGQAHVKATFNNVMVTLTDQYGNTISWASSGKMGFKGSRKNTPYAAQVAASAAAKEAYDLGLRRVDVFVKGPGSGRESAIRALSSNGLEIATIRDVTPIPHNGCRPPKRRRV; encoded by the coding sequence ATGGCGACAAGACAGAAAGGACCCGGCCGAGGCGCCAAGAAGAAGAAGGTCATAGTTGAGTCTAATGGCCAGGCGCACGTCAAAGCCACGTTTAACAACGTGATGGTGACGCTGACCGATCAATACGGCAATACGATTTCCTGGGCAAGCTCGGGGAAAATGGGCTTCAAGGGAAGCAGGAAGAACACACCTTACGCTGCGCAGGTGGCCGCTTCGGCTGCCGCGAAAGAGGCGTACGACCTCGGACTTCGCAGGGTAGATGTGTTTGTCAAGGGACCCGGCTCCGGGCGTGAGTCGGCCATCCGTGCACTGTCATCGAATGGTCTCGAGATTGCGACCATTCGTGACGTTACGCCCATACCACATAACGGCTGCCGGCCTCCGAAGCGACGTCGCGTGTAA